A genomic window from Gambusia affinis linkage group LG16, SWU_Gaff_1.0, whole genome shotgun sequence includes:
- the rps6ka1 gene encoding ribosomal protein S6 kinase alpha-1 isoform X1, with the protein MEKEKRKFKLSRMLSLYPFRKNKSLTGSPAHYSSCRSTAAAGGSAATDLPPEPRNEWTEDGDIKEINITHVVKEGSEKADASQFELLKVLGQGSFGKVFLVRKVTPPDANHLYAMKVLKKATLKVRDRVRTKMERDILADVNHPFVVKLHYAFQTEGKLYLILDFLRGGDLFTRLSKEVMFTEEDVKFYLAELALGLDHLHSLGIIYRDLKPENILLDEEGHIKLTDFGLCKEAIDHEKKAYSFCGTVEYMAPEVVNRQGHIHSADWWSFGVLMFEMLTGSLPFQGKDRKETMNLILKARLGMPQFLSAEAQSLLRALFKRNPANRLGSGADGAEEIKRHGFFSTIDWNKLFRREVKPPFRPAVACPDDTFYFDSEFTSRTPKDSPGVPPSAGAHQLFRGFSFVASTLLEEEGSAEPPQPPHPVVQQLHGKNLLFSDGYVLKEDIGMGSFSVCKRCIHKATNTEYAVKVIDKTSTDPSEEIEILLRYGQHPNIITMKDVYDNGKQVFMVTELMRGGELLDRILKQKFFSEREASAVLHTITKTVEYLHSQGVVHRDLKPSNILYVDESGNPESIRICDFGFAKQLRANNGLLMTPCYTANFVAPEVLKRQGYDEGCDIWSLGVLLYTMLAGFTPFANGPEDTPNEILSRIGSGHFSLAGGNWDTVSDAAKDLVSKMLHVDPHQRLTAKQVLRHPWIVQRDKLPNSQLPHQDPKLVKGAMAATYSALKNSQPTPELKPIESSFLAQRRVKKLPSTSL; encoded by the exons ATGGAAAAGGAGAAGAGAAAGTTCAAGCTGAGCCGCATGCTGTCCCTTTACCCGTTCAGAAAGAACAAGTCCCTGACCGGCAGCCCTGCTCACTACAGCAGCTGCAGATCCACAGCTGCAGCAGGCGGCAGCGCTGCCACTGACCTTCCACCTGAACCCAGGAACGAGTGGACG gaaGATGGAGACATCAAGGAGATCAACATCACCCATGTGGTCAAAGAGGGCTCAGAGAAAGCTGATGCCTCTCAGTTTGAGCTGCTTAAGGTTTTGGGACAGGGATCCTTCGGCAAG GTGTTTCTTGTGCGAAAGGTGACCCCTCCAGATGCCAACCACCTGTATGCCATGAAGGTCCTAAAGAAGGCAACTCTTAAAG tTAGAGACCGTGTGAGGACCAAGATGGAGAGGGACATCCTTGCAGATGTCAACCACCCATTTGTTGTCAAGCTGCACTACG CATTCCAGACTGAAGGGAAGTTATATTTGATCTTGGATTTCCTCCGAGGCGGAGATCTTTTCACCAGACTCTCTAAAGAG GTGATGTTCACAGAAGAGGATGTGAAGTTTTATCTAGCAGAGCTTGCTTTAGGACTGGACCACCTTCACAGCTTAGGCATCATTTACAGAGACCTCAAACCTGAAAA TATCCTTCTGGATGAGGAAGGACATATCAAACTCACAG ATTTCGGCTTGTGCAAGGAGGCCATAGATCATGAGAAGAAGGCTTATTCGTTCTGTGGTACTGTCGAATACATGGCGCCAGAGGTCGTAAACAGGCAGGGCCACATCCACAGCGCTGACTGGTGGTCGTTTGGGGTACTGATG TTTGAGATGCTGACAGGATCTCTGCCGTTTCAAGGGAAGGACCGCAAAGAAACGATGAATCTTATCCTGAA GGCACGCCTAGGAATGCCTCAGTTCCTAAGTGCAGAAGCCCAGTCTCTGCTCAGGGCTTTGTTCAAGAGAAACCCTGCCAACAGACTGG GCTCGGGCGCTGACGGTGCAGAGGAGATAAAGCGACACGGCTTCTTCTCCACTATAGACTGGAAT AAACTCTTCCGAAGGGAAGTAAAACCTCCGTTCAGGCCAGCTGTCGCCTGCCCAGACGACACCTTCTACTTTGACTCAGAGTTCACTTCCCGCACCCCCAAAG ACTCTCCTGGTGTGCCGCCCAGTGCTGGAGCTCATCAGCTCTTCAGAGGCTTCAGCTTTGTTGCGTCCACTCTGTTAGAGGAGGAAGGCTCAGCAGAGCCGCCTCAGCCGCCACACCCAGTGGTCCAG cagctgcacggGAAAAACCTCCTGTTCAGCGACGGGTACGTCCTCAAGGAGGACATCGGCATGGGCTCCTTCTCCGTCTGCAAGCGCTGCATCCACAAAGCCACCAACACCGAGTATGCTGTCAAG GTGATTGACAAGACCAGCACAGATCCGTCGGAGGAAATAGAGATCCTGCTTCGATATGGACAGCACCCCAACATCATAACGATGAAGGAT gtgtATGACAACGGGAAGCAGGTGTTCATGGTGACGGAGCTGATGCGCGGCGGAGAGCTGCTGGATCGGATCCTGAAGCAGAAGTTTTTCTCAGAGCGGGAGGCCAGCGCTGTGCTTCATACCATCACAAAGACTGTGGAGTATCTCCACTCCCAGGGG GTCGTGCACAGAGACCTGAAGCCCAGCAACATCCTCTACGTTGACGAATCAGGAAATCCCGAGTCCATCAGGATCTGCGATTTTGGCTTTGCGAAGCAGCTGCGCGCCAACAACGGCCTGCTGATGACCCCGTGCTACACTGCTAACTTTGTAGCTCCTGAA GTGTTGAAGCGTCAAGGCTACGATGAAGGATGTGACATCTGGAGTCTGGGAGTCTTGCTGTACACCATGCTGGCTGG CTTCACCCCGTTTGCCAACGGGCCGGAGGATACTCCTAACGAGATCCTGAGCAGGATAGGAAGTGGCCACTTCAGCCTGGCTGGAGGGAACTGGGACACTGTGTCAGATGCTGCCAAG GACCTTGTGTCCAAGATGCTCCATGTGGATCCACACCAGAGACTGACTGCTAAGCAGGTCCTCAGACACCCCTGGATCGTCCAGAGGGACAAGCTACCCAACAGCCAGCTCCCTCACCAGGACCCCAAACTGGTCAAG GGTGCGATGGCAGCCACCTACTCTGCCCTGAAGAACTCCCAGCCCACTCCAGAGCTCAAACCCATCGAGAGTTCCTTCCTCGCCCAGCGGCGTGTCAAGAAGCTGCCCTCCACCTCCCTGTAG
- the rps6ka1 gene encoding ribosomal protein S6 kinase alpha-1 isoform X3: protein MPLAQIAEPWPTMELVQLDTENGQSTTEDGVTAAVKEDGDIKEINITHVVKEGSEKADASQFELLKVLGQGSFGKVFLVRKVTPPDANHLYAMKVLKKATLKVRDRVRTKMERDILADVNHPFVVKLHYAFQTEGKLYLILDFLRGGDLFTRLSKEVMFTEEDVKFYLAELALGLDHLHSLGIIYRDLKPENILLDEEGHIKLTDFGLCKEAIDHEKKAYSFCGTVEYMAPEVVNRQGHIHSADWWSFGVLMFEMLTGSLPFQGKDRKETMNLILKARLGMPQFLSAEAQSLLRALFKRNPANRLGSGADGAEEIKRHGFFSTIDWNKLFRREVKPPFRPAVACPDDTFYFDSEFTSRTPKDSPGVPPSAGAHQLFRGFSFVASTLLEEEGSAEPPQPPHPVVQQLHGKNLLFSDGYVLKEDIGMGSFSVCKRCIHKATNTEYAVKVIDKTSTDPSEEIEILLRYGQHPNIITMKDVYDNGKQVFMVTELMRGGELLDRILKQKFFSEREASAVLHTITKTVEYLHSQGVVHRDLKPSNILYVDESGNPESIRICDFGFAKQLRANNGLLMTPCYTANFVAPEVLKRQGYDEGCDIWSLGVLLYTMLAGFTPFANGPEDTPNEILSRIGSGHFSLAGGNWDTVSDAAKDLVSKMLHVDPHQRLTAKQVLRHPWIVQRDKLPNSQLPHQDPKLVKGAMAATYSALKNSQPTPELKPIESSFLAQRRVKKLPSTSL from the exons AACGGGCAGAGCACGACTGAGGACGGAGTCACAGCTGCTGTCAAG gaaGATGGAGACATCAAGGAGATCAACATCACCCATGTGGTCAAAGAGGGCTCAGAGAAAGCTGATGCCTCTCAGTTTGAGCTGCTTAAGGTTTTGGGACAGGGATCCTTCGGCAAG GTGTTTCTTGTGCGAAAGGTGACCCCTCCAGATGCCAACCACCTGTATGCCATGAAGGTCCTAAAGAAGGCAACTCTTAAAG tTAGAGACCGTGTGAGGACCAAGATGGAGAGGGACATCCTTGCAGATGTCAACCACCCATTTGTTGTCAAGCTGCACTACG CATTCCAGACTGAAGGGAAGTTATATTTGATCTTGGATTTCCTCCGAGGCGGAGATCTTTTCACCAGACTCTCTAAAGAG GTGATGTTCACAGAAGAGGATGTGAAGTTTTATCTAGCAGAGCTTGCTTTAGGACTGGACCACCTTCACAGCTTAGGCATCATTTACAGAGACCTCAAACCTGAAAA TATCCTTCTGGATGAGGAAGGACATATCAAACTCACAG ATTTCGGCTTGTGCAAGGAGGCCATAGATCATGAGAAGAAGGCTTATTCGTTCTGTGGTACTGTCGAATACATGGCGCCAGAGGTCGTAAACAGGCAGGGCCACATCCACAGCGCTGACTGGTGGTCGTTTGGGGTACTGATG TTTGAGATGCTGACAGGATCTCTGCCGTTTCAAGGGAAGGACCGCAAAGAAACGATGAATCTTATCCTGAA GGCACGCCTAGGAATGCCTCAGTTCCTAAGTGCAGAAGCCCAGTCTCTGCTCAGGGCTTTGTTCAAGAGAAACCCTGCCAACAGACTGG GCTCGGGCGCTGACGGTGCAGAGGAGATAAAGCGACACGGCTTCTTCTCCACTATAGACTGGAAT AAACTCTTCCGAAGGGAAGTAAAACCTCCGTTCAGGCCAGCTGTCGCCTGCCCAGACGACACCTTCTACTTTGACTCAGAGTTCACTTCCCGCACCCCCAAAG ACTCTCCTGGTGTGCCGCCCAGTGCTGGAGCTCATCAGCTCTTCAGAGGCTTCAGCTTTGTTGCGTCCACTCTGTTAGAGGAGGAAGGCTCAGCAGAGCCGCCTCAGCCGCCACACCCAGTGGTCCAG cagctgcacggGAAAAACCTCCTGTTCAGCGACGGGTACGTCCTCAAGGAGGACATCGGCATGGGCTCCTTCTCCGTCTGCAAGCGCTGCATCCACAAAGCCACCAACACCGAGTATGCTGTCAAG GTGATTGACAAGACCAGCACAGATCCGTCGGAGGAAATAGAGATCCTGCTTCGATATGGACAGCACCCCAACATCATAACGATGAAGGAT gtgtATGACAACGGGAAGCAGGTGTTCATGGTGACGGAGCTGATGCGCGGCGGAGAGCTGCTGGATCGGATCCTGAAGCAGAAGTTTTTCTCAGAGCGGGAGGCCAGCGCTGTGCTTCATACCATCACAAAGACTGTGGAGTATCTCCACTCCCAGGGG GTCGTGCACAGAGACCTGAAGCCCAGCAACATCCTCTACGTTGACGAATCAGGAAATCCCGAGTCCATCAGGATCTGCGATTTTGGCTTTGCGAAGCAGCTGCGCGCCAACAACGGCCTGCTGATGACCCCGTGCTACACTGCTAACTTTGTAGCTCCTGAA GTGTTGAAGCGTCAAGGCTACGATGAAGGATGTGACATCTGGAGTCTGGGAGTCTTGCTGTACACCATGCTGGCTGG CTTCACCCCGTTTGCCAACGGGCCGGAGGATACTCCTAACGAGATCCTGAGCAGGATAGGAAGTGGCCACTTCAGCCTGGCTGGAGGGAACTGGGACACTGTGTCAGATGCTGCCAAG GACCTTGTGTCCAAGATGCTCCATGTGGATCCACACCAGAGACTGACTGCTAAGCAGGTCCTCAGACACCCCTGGATCGTCCAGAGGGACAAGCTACCCAACAGCCAGCTCCCTCACCAGGACCCCAAACTGGTCAAG GGTGCGATGGCAGCCACCTACTCTGCCCTGAAGAACTCCCAGCCCACTCCAGAGCTCAAACCCATCGAGAGTTCCTTCCTCGCCCAGCGGCGTGTCAAGAAGCTGCCCTCCACCTCCCTGTAG
- the rps6ka1 gene encoding ribosomal protein S6 kinase alpha-1 isoform X2 yields MPLAQIAEPWPTMELVQLDTENGQSTTEDGVTAAVKNKSQITWIEREFADIRDQEDGDIKEINITHVVKEGSEKADASQFELLKVLGQGSFGKVFLVRKVTPPDANHLYAMKVLKKATLKVRDRVRTKMERDILADVNHPFVVKLHYAFQTEGKLYLILDFLRGGDLFTRLSKEVMFTEEDVKFYLAELALGLDHLHSLGIIYRDLKPENILLDEEGHIKLTDFGLCKEAIDHEKKAYSFCGTVEYMAPEVVNRQGHIHSADWWSFGVLMFEMLTGSLPFQGKDRKETMNLILKARLGMPQFLSAEAQSLLRALFKRNPANRLGSGADGAEEIKRHGFFSTIDWNKLFRREVKPPFRPAVACPDDTFYFDSEFTSRTPKDSPGVPPSAGAHQLFRGFSFVASTLLEEEGSAEPPQPPHPVVQQLHGKNLLFSDGYVLKEDIGMGSFSVCKRCIHKATNTEYAVKVIDKTSTDPSEEIEILLRYGQHPNIITMKDVYDNGKQVFMVTELMRGGELLDRILKQKFFSEREASAVLHTITKTVEYLHSQGVVHRDLKPSNILYVDESGNPESIRICDFGFAKQLRANNGLLMTPCYTANFVAPEVLKRQGYDEGCDIWSLGVLLYTMLAGFTPFANGPEDTPNEILSRIGSGHFSLAGGNWDTVSDAAKDLVSKMLHVDPHQRLTAKQVLRHPWIVQRDKLPNSQLPHQDPKLVKGAMAATYSALKNSQPTPELKPIESSFLAQRRVKKLPSTSL; encoded by the exons AACGGGCAGAGCACGACTGAGGACGGAGTCACAGCTGCTGTCAAG AACAAGTCTCAGATCACCTGGATAGAGAGGGAGTTTGCCGATATTAGAGATCAG gaaGATGGAGACATCAAGGAGATCAACATCACCCATGTGGTCAAAGAGGGCTCAGAGAAAGCTGATGCCTCTCAGTTTGAGCTGCTTAAGGTTTTGGGACAGGGATCCTTCGGCAAG GTGTTTCTTGTGCGAAAGGTGACCCCTCCAGATGCCAACCACCTGTATGCCATGAAGGTCCTAAAGAAGGCAACTCTTAAAG tTAGAGACCGTGTGAGGACCAAGATGGAGAGGGACATCCTTGCAGATGTCAACCACCCATTTGTTGTCAAGCTGCACTACG CATTCCAGACTGAAGGGAAGTTATATTTGATCTTGGATTTCCTCCGAGGCGGAGATCTTTTCACCAGACTCTCTAAAGAG GTGATGTTCACAGAAGAGGATGTGAAGTTTTATCTAGCAGAGCTTGCTTTAGGACTGGACCACCTTCACAGCTTAGGCATCATTTACAGAGACCTCAAACCTGAAAA TATCCTTCTGGATGAGGAAGGACATATCAAACTCACAG ATTTCGGCTTGTGCAAGGAGGCCATAGATCATGAGAAGAAGGCTTATTCGTTCTGTGGTACTGTCGAATACATGGCGCCAGAGGTCGTAAACAGGCAGGGCCACATCCACAGCGCTGACTGGTGGTCGTTTGGGGTACTGATG TTTGAGATGCTGACAGGATCTCTGCCGTTTCAAGGGAAGGACCGCAAAGAAACGATGAATCTTATCCTGAA GGCACGCCTAGGAATGCCTCAGTTCCTAAGTGCAGAAGCCCAGTCTCTGCTCAGGGCTTTGTTCAAGAGAAACCCTGCCAACAGACTGG GCTCGGGCGCTGACGGTGCAGAGGAGATAAAGCGACACGGCTTCTTCTCCACTATAGACTGGAAT AAACTCTTCCGAAGGGAAGTAAAACCTCCGTTCAGGCCAGCTGTCGCCTGCCCAGACGACACCTTCTACTTTGACTCAGAGTTCACTTCCCGCACCCCCAAAG ACTCTCCTGGTGTGCCGCCCAGTGCTGGAGCTCATCAGCTCTTCAGAGGCTTCAGCTTTGTTGCGTCCACTCTGTTAGAGGAGGAAGGCTCAGCAGAGCCGCCTCAGCCGCCACACCCAGTGGTCCAG cagctgcacggGAAAAACCTCCTGTTCAGCGACGGGTACGTCCTCAAGGAGGACATCGGCATGGGCTCCTTCTCCGTCTGCAAGCGCTGCATCCACAAAGCCACCAACACCGAGTATGCTGTCAAG GTGATTGACAAGACCAGCACAGATCCGTCGGAGGAAATAGAGATCCTGCTTCGATATGGACAGCACCCCAACATCATAACGATGAAGGAT gtgtATGACAACGGGAAGCAGGTGTTCATGGTGACGGAGCTGATGCGCGGCGGAGAGCTGCTGGATCGGATCCTGAAGCAGAAGTTTTTCTCAGAGCGGGAGGCCAGCGCTGTGCTTCATACCATCACAAAGACTGTGGAGTATCTCCACTCCCAGGGG GTCGTGCACAGAGACCTGAAGCCCAGCAACATCCTCTACGTTGACGAATCAGGAAATCCCGAGTCCATCAGGATCTGCGATTTTGGCTTTGCGAAGCAGCTGCGCGCCAACAACGGCCTGCTGATGACCCCGTGCTACACTGCTAACTTTGTAGCTCCTGAA GTGTTGAAGCGTCAAGGCTACGATGAAGGATGTGACATCTGGAGTCTGGGAGTCTTGCTGTACACCATGCTGGCTGG CTTCACCCCGTTTGCCAACGGGCCGGAGGATACTCCTAACGAGATCCTGAGCAGGATAGGAAGTGGCCACTTCAGCCTGGCTGGAGGGAACTGGGACACTGTGTCAGATGCTGCCAAG GACCTTGTGTCCAAGATGCTCCATGTGGATCCACACCAGAGACTGACTGCTAAGCAGGTCCTCAGACACCCCTGGATCGTCCAGAGGGACAAGCTACCCAACAGCCAGCTCCCTCACCAGGACCCCAAACTGGTCAAG GGTGCGATGGCAGCCACCTACTCTGCCCTGAAGAACTCCCAGCCCACTCCAGAGCTCAAACCCATCGAGAGTTCCTTCCTCGCCCAGCGGCGTGTCAAGAAGCTGCCCTCCACCTCCCTGTAG
- the rps6ka1 gene encoding ribosomal protein S6 kinase alpha-1 isoform X4 encodes MWRFIFRTRPHTQENKSQITWIEREFADIRDQEDGDIKEINITHVVKEGSEKADASQFELLKVLGQGSFGKVFLVRKVTPPDANHLYAMKVLKKATLKVRDRVRTKMERDILADVNHPFVVKLHYAFQTEGKLYLILDFLRGGDLFTRLSKEVMFTEEDVKFYLAELALGLDHLHSLGIIYRDLKPENILLDEEGHIKLTDFGLCKEAIDHEKKAYSFCGTVEYMAPEVVNRQGHIHSADWWSFGVLMFEMLTGSLPFQGKDRKETMNLILKARLGMPQFLSAEAQSLLRALFKRNPANRLGSGADGAEEIKRHGFFSTIDWNKLFRREVKPPFRPAVACPDDTFYFDSEFTSRTPKDSPGVPPSAGAHQLFRGFSFVASTLLEEEGSAEPPQPPHPVVQQLHGKNLLFSDGYVLKEDIGMGSFSVCKRCIHKATNTEYAVKVIDKTSTDPSEEIEILLRYGQHPNIITMKDVYDNGKQVFMVTELMRGGELLDRILKQKFFSEREASAVLHTITKTVEYLHSQGVVHRDLKPSNILYVDESGNPESIRICDFGFAKQLRANNGLLMTPCYTANFVAPEVLKRQGYDEGCDIWSLGVLLYTMLAGFTPFANGPEDTPNEILSRIGSGHFSLAGGNWDTVSDAAKDLVSKMLHVDPHQRLTAKQVLRHPWIVQRDKLPNSQLPHQDPKLVKGAMAATYSALKNSQPTPELKPIESSFLAQRRVKKLPSTSL; translated from the exons ATGTGGAGGTTCATTTTTCGCACCAGACCTCACACCCAAGAG AACAAGTCTCAGATCACCTGGATAGAGAGGGAGTTTGCCGATATTAGAGATCAG gaaGATGGAGACATCAAGGAGATCAACATCACCCATGTGGTCAAAGAGGGCTCAGAGAAAGCTGATGCCTCTCAGTTTGAGCTGCTTAAGGTTTTGGGACAGGGATCCTTCGGCAAG GTGTTTCTTGTGCGAAAGGTGACCCCTCCAGATGCCAACCACCTGTATGCCATGAAGGTCCTAAAGAAGGCAACTCTTAAAG tTAGAGACCGTGTGAGGACCAAGATGGAGAGGGACATCCTTGCAGATGTCAACCACCCATTTGTTGTCAAGCTGCACTACG CATTCCAGACTGAAGGGAAGTTATATTTGATCTTGGATTTCCTCCGAGGCGGAGATCTTTTCACCAGACTCTCTAAAGAG GTGATGTTCACAGAAGAGGATGTGAAGTTTTATCTAGCAGAGCTTGCTTTAGGACTGGACCACCTTCACAGCTTAGGCATCATTTACAGAGACCTCAAACCTGAAAA TATCCTTCTGGATGAGGAAGGACATATCAAACTCACAG ATTTCGGCTTGTGCAAGGAGGCCATAGATCATGAGAAGAAGGCTTATTCGTTCTGTGGTACTGTCGAATACATGGCGCCAGAGGTCGTAAACAGGCAGGGCCACATCCACAGCGCTGACTGGTGGTCGTTTGGGGTACTGATG TTTGAGATGCTGACAGGATCTCTGCCGTTTCAAGGGAAGGACCGCAAAGAAACGATGAATCTTATCCTGAA GGCACGCCTAGGAATGCCTCAGTTCCTAAGTGCAGAAGCCCAGTCTCTGCTCAGGGCTTTGTTCAAGAGAAACCCTGCCAACAGACTGG GCTCGGGCGCTGACGGTGCAGAGGAGATAAAGCGACACGGCTTCTTCTCCACTATAGACTGGAAT AAACTCTTCCGAAGGGAAGTAAAACCTCCGTTCAGGCCAGCTGTCGCCTGCCCAGACGACACCTTCTACTTTGACTCAGAGTTCACTTCCCGCACCCCCAAAG ACTCTCCTGGTGTGCCGCCCAGTGCTGGAGCTCATCAGCTCTTCAGAGGCTTCAGCTTTGTTGCGTCCACTCTGTTAGAGGAGGAAGGCTCAGCAGAGCCGCCTCAGCCGCCACACCCAGTGGTCCAG cagctgcacggGAAAAACCTCCTGTTCAGCGACGGGTACGTCCTCAAGGAGGACATCGGCATGGGCTCCTTCTCCGTCTGCAAGCGCTGCATCCACAAAGCCACCAACACCGAGTATGCTGTCAAG GTGATTGACAAGACCAGCACAGATCCGTCGGAGGAAATAGAGATCCTGCTTCGATATGGACAGCACCCCAACATCATAACGATGAAGGAT gtgtATGACAACGGGAAGCAGGTGTTCATGGTGACGGAGCTGATGCGCGGCGGAGAGCTGCTGGATCGGATCCTGAAGCAGAAGTTTTTCTCAGAGCGGGAGGCCAGCGCTGTGCTTCATACCATCACAAAGACTGTGGAGTATCTCCACTCCCAGGGG GTCGTGCACAGAGACCTGAAGCCCAGCAACATCCTCTACGTTGACGAATCAGGAAATCCCGAGTCCATCAGGATCTGCGATTTTGGCTTTGCGAAGCAGCTGCGCGCCAACAACGGCCTGCTGATGACCCCGTGCTACACTGCTAACTTTGTAGCTCCTGAA GTGTTGAAGCGTCAAGGCTACGATGAAGGATGTGACATCTGGAGTCTGGGAGTCTTGCTGTACACCATGCTGGCTGG CTTCACCCCGTTTGCCAACGGGCCGGAGGATACTCCTAACGAGATCCTGAGCAGGATAGGAAGTGGCCACTTCAGCCTGGCTGGAGGGAACTGGGACACTGTGTCAGATGCTGCCAAG GACCTTGTGTCCAAGATGCTCCATGTGGATCCACACCAGAGACTGACTGCTAAGCAGGTCCTCAGACACCCCTGGATCGTCCAGAGGGACAAGCTACCCAACAGCCAGCTCCCTCACCAGGACCCCAAACTGGTCAAG GGTGCGATGGCAGCCACCTACTCTGCCCTGAAGAACTCCCAGCCCACTCCAGAGCTCAAACCCATCGAGAGTTCCTTCCTCGCCCAGCGGCGTGTCAAGAAGCTGCCCTCCACCTCCCTGTAG